The genome window TTAGTCATGGCAACAGGCAAAGCCGCTCTGCTGTTTAAATGGAATATGTTCGTAACGGCTTTGCAGCCCTTGGTCATTGTTCTGTCTGCCAGATTTGGCGGGGTAGAAGATGTTGCCATTGCTTTAGTCATATTGCAGCTTACCTTGCTTTTTATCTGGTACCAATACGTGATCGTTGAATCGATTGGGAAATGCCTTAAAAAATATGTTTTAACTATTTTTGCTCCTGCTTTTATTTTTGGTCTTCTTCTATTTATTATCGAGCAATTCGGCTCATTCATTGAAGAACAATCGCCAATGTATAAAATTGTTTGGGTTATGTTGACATGTTTGATCTACTTTATAAGTATTTTAATACTTGTTAAGCGTGGCTATTTGTTTAATGTGAAAAAAGAAAATTAATATGCAATTAGTAACGGTAGTTATCCCTTTTTACTCAACGGTTAGAGGCTTGCTGATTAATTCAGTTCGCAGCGCTTTGAACCAGACACTCAGTGATATAGAAATCATTGTTGTTGATGATTGTTCACCAGTACCAGCACAAGACGAGTTAAAGAGCATAGATGATTCACGCTTGAAAATTGTTCGTCACAATATAAACAGCAATGGTGGTATTGCCAGAAATAGTGGATTGGATTCTGCCAGCGGTGACTATGTCGCTTTTCTTGACTACGATGATATCTGGTATCCTGATAAACTAGAAAAGCAACTGGCGCTTTTTAAGCAGGCAGAAAAAATGTCAGAAAATCCAGTGGTTTATTCACGCTGTAAAATTATTGATGGAAATAGGACAATGATAAGGCCAGTAAGGGCGATAGCGGATAAAGAGCCTGTTGGTGATTATCTGTTCTGTGCACGTCAAATTATTCAAACAAGCGGGATCTTTCTGAGAACTGCTGTGGCTAAGTCTGTCAGATTTGATGATTTAAAGCGGCATCAGGATTATCAGTTTTGTCTGTCGCTGGAACAATATGGTTGTACATTCCATATGTTAGAAACCCCCAGTTATGATTTTATTCAGATACCTAAGTTAAACGACTACAATTTTTCTTTGCAATGGTTAATGACATATTCTAAATTTTTATCAGGGAAGGCTAAGCATTCGTTCTTAGCATTGGTCGTTGTTAGATCGATGATAAGGCATAAACACTTTATAAGTGCGGTGATGTTATCTCTTAGACACGGGATTTTTTTGTCTTTTCTTTATTCACTTTTTGCTTTCATTTCTAAAGCAATTCTTTTTAAACGATAAAGTAGATATATTTTGTTTATAATATTTTTGGCAGCATTTATATTTCATATGGCCTCAATTTTTTTTACAATTGGGGCTGGCTTTTATTATCCAGTATCTAATGAAGTGATTTTCTATTCAACTGTGGATTTATTGTTAAGTTGTACAGTTGTTTATCTTGTGTTTCTCCGATTTCAGAGTGTAAGAGTTAGCTTCGTTGATGATTTCTCTTATAAGTGGGAAATTTTTTTAATAAACATAAATTCGTTATTGTTGCTCTAGTAGCATACACCGCTTATTTGGCATATCAATCATTTGGGTTAATTATGCAAGGGGTGGCGAGGCATCAGTTAATCGAGGAGTACGACACCGCA of Rheinheimera sp. MM224 contains these proteins:
- a CDS encoding glycosyltransferase family 2 protein, whose product is MQLVTVVIPFYSTVRGLLINSVRSALNQTLSDIEIIVVDDCSPVPAQDELKSIDDSRLKIVRHNINSNGGIARNSGLDSASGDYVAFLDYDDIWYPDKLEKQLALFKQAEKMSENPVVYSRCKIIDGNRTMIRPVRAIADKEPVGDYLFCARQIIQTSGIFLRTAVAKSVRFDDLKRHQDYQFCLSLEQYGCTFHMLETPSYDFIQIPKLNDYNFSLQWLMTYSKFLSGKAKHSFLALVVVRSMIRHKHFISAVMLSLRHGIFLSFLYSLFAFISKAILFKR